One genomic segment of Paenibacillus durus includes these proteins:
- a CDS encoding Cof-type HAD-IIB family hydrolase, translating to MIKAIFSDIDGTLLNSRHQITPETKTAIQKVKDRDIPFVLVSARMPSGILSLQQELEINAPVICYSGALVLGGSDSGGQRETLHSVGMGKNSVDLMRGIVSTGFPGISFSLYSHDQWIVGYRYDPWVIQEQEIIKVDPIERELSAYIEEDHEIHKILCMGNPQEINWLAETLKRVVPGVSIYKSKDTYLEIMDEMVSKSYAIRELEEVLHISNRELMAIGDNYNDIDMILYAGLGIAMGNAPEEVKRIADTVTLSNDEDGLKDGIERFVLSSGRL from the coding sequence ATGATCAAAGCTATTTTCAGTGACATTGACGGAACCCTGCTGAATTCGCGGCATCAGATTACACCGGAGACCAAAACGGCCATACAGAAGGTGAAGGACCGGGATATTCCGTTTGTCCTCGTTTCGGCCCGGATGCCAAGCGGTATTCTTTCTCTGCAGCAAGAGCTTGAAATCAATGCGCCCGTTATTTGCTACAGCGGCGCTCTTGTTCTGGGCGGAAGCGACAGCGGGGGCCAAAGGGAAACCCTTCACAGCGTCGGAATGGGCAAGAACAGCGTCGATCTCATGCGCGGCATTGTAAGTACGGGTTTTCCGGGCATCAGCTTCAGTCTGTACAGCCATGACCAGTGGATTGTCGGCTACCGCTACGACCCGTGGGTCATCCAGGAGCAGGAGATTATTAAGGTCGATCCGATTGAAAGAGAGCTATCTGCATATATTGAAGAAGATCATGAGATTCACAAAATATTATGCATGGGAAATCCGCAGGAGATTAACTGGCTGGCGGAAACACTGAAAAGAGTAGTTCCAGGCGTCAGCATCTATAAATCCAAAGACACCTACCTCGAAATCATGGATGAAATGGTGTCCAAATCGTATGCAATCCGTGAGCTGGAAGAGGTGCTTCATATCTCTAACCGTGAGCTGATGGCAATCGGCGACAATTATAACGACATCGACATGATCCTGTACGCGGGACTGGGGATTGCAATGGGGAATGCGCCGGAGGAAGTGAAGCGGATTGCCGATACGGTCACTTTAAGCAATGACGAGGACGGCTTGAAGGACGGAATTGAGAGATTTGTTTTATCCTCGGGCCGCTTGTAA
- a CDS encoding DeoR/GlpR family DNA-binding transcription regulator produces the protein MAICFRYIRAGRFFYNKCLKTLNKIHKNAYNENEKGGFPIYQEERLLKILDQLKTHAQLSNADICELLDISRDTARRDIIKLVEEGAAIRTHGGIALPFFKEEIKAYKDRAAAASEQKLHIARVASAYIANGDVCFMDVSTTVRELCGQVEEHLTVYTHSLDNVEVLAGKTGIDVHLLGGKFFHDNRFFYDETQALQLNEVYFDKAFMGAAAIMEDGIYFANREDALIKKLVTGRAGKVYVLADMKKFSLTASFKGMEFSDIDVLITDGDPPEHLQSILRESGIEIIQTNGEGK, from the coding sequence ATGGCGATCTGTTTCCGGTATATCCGGGCAGGTCGCTTTTTTTATAATAAATGCTTAAAAACGCTTAACAAAATACATAAAAATGCTTATAATGAGAATGAGAAGGGAGGGTTTCCCATTTACCAGGAGGAACGCCTGCTGAAAATTTTGGATCAACTGAAGACCCATGCCCAACTGTCCAATGCGGACATTTGCGAGCTGCTGGACATCTCCAGAGATACGGCGAGAAGGGATATTATCAAGCTGGTGGAGGAAGGCGCTGCCATTCGGACACATGGAGGGATCGCTTTACCTTTTTTCAAGGAAGAAATCAAGGCTTACAAGGATCGCGCGGCCGCCGCTTCCGAGCAGAAGCTTCACATCGCCAGGGTAGCTTCCGCCTATATTGCAAACGGGGATGTCTGCTTTATGGATGTCTCGACAACGGTCCGGGAGCTCTGCGGGCAGGTTGAGGAACATTTGACGGTATACACCCACTCGCTTGATAACGTTGAGGTCTTGGCGGGAAAGACCGGCATTGACGTTCACCTGCTGGGGGGAAAGTTTTTCCATGACAACCGTTTTTTTTATGACGAGACCCAAGCTTTGCAGCTGAACGAGGTTTATTTTGACAAGGCTTTTATGGGGGCTGCGGCCATTATGGAAGACGGGATTTACTTTGCCAACCGGGAAGATGCGCTGATCAAGAAGCTCGTAACCGGGCGGGCCGGAAAAGTCTACGTGCTGGCGGATATGAAGAAATTCAGTCTTACCGCTTCATTCAAGGGTATGGAATTCTCCGATATCGATGTCTTGATTACCGACGGTGATCCGCCGGAGCATCTGCAGTCTATCCTGCGGGAGAGCGGGATCGAGATTATCCAAACGAACGGGGAAGGAAAGTAG
- a CDS encoding glyoxalase/bleomycin resistance/dioxygenase family protein gives MKVLDTLIRVFVERDALDQTIRFYEDLYQEKCKARVFYEELNLELAMIARTIIIAGDAESRRLYESASATILVDSIQEAAVYLQQHGAVCLTEAKRTPRSWIMLVKHPDGLIAEYVQVVPE, from the coding sequence ATGAAGGTGTTGGATACATTAATTCGAGTATTTGTTGAAAGAGATGCTCTGGATCAAACCATTCGCTTCTATGAAGATTTGTATCAAGAAAAGTGTAAAGCACGTGTTTTCTATGAGGAATTAAATTTGGAATTGGCGATGATTGCCCGGACCATCATCATTGCAGGTGATGCTGAGTCTAGGCGGCTATATGAGTCTGCAAGCGCAACTATTTTAGTTGATTCTATCCAGGAAGCGGCCGTTTATTTGCAGCAGCATGGTGCAGTCTGTTTGACGGAAGCCAAGCGGACACCCAGAAGCTGGATTATGCTGGTCAAGCACCCGGACGGCTTGATTGCGGAATATGTGCAAGTCGTTCCGGAGTAA